ATTTCATAGGACTATTTGAAGAGGTGAATAATTCAAGAGATTTTCCGTCAATAGGACATGTTGACCTATCGGACAGTAATTGTAGTTTGGAGATAGTATTCCCTGTTTTTTTGCAAAACTCGTCCAAAATATTTTACAGAAACGATAAACGACTGGGAAGCGGAAATATACGAATGCGAGGATAAAGAAGACAATAATAACATGAAAAGGTTTATTAAATATGAATGCGAGTCTTTTTGGTTGTTTTCATATCGCGATATTTTCAAGCCTCAATTTGATAAATTCTTTCAAGGCGTTCGTCTTAAAGACCAAAACGCTTCAAACTTCAATTCCGCCGTCTTTCTATAAACAAGTTTCATGCGTCGCGCAAGAGCGATCTTTGCGGATTTTGGCTCTTTTTGGCACAATCAGGGTTAAAAACGGGGTCAAATGAAAACGGAGCGCAAACGCTACGAGGTTGTCGGCACGGTTCAAGGGGTCGGTTTTCGCCCTTTTGTTTATCGGCTGGCAAACGAGCTAAAACTATGCGGCAAGGTCTATAACGACGGCTTTGGCGTAATAATAGAAGCGCAAGGTAAAAGCGAGGCGCTCGCCACGTTTGAAAAACGGCTAACGGCGGAAAAACCGTCTATGGCGGTTATTTTTCGCGTCGCGGGTCAATCGATCGCGCTTCAAAACGATTCGGCGTTCGCGATTGAGCAAAGCCAAAGCGCAGAAACGATCGCGGCGTATATTCCGCCCGATACCGCCATCTGCGCGGAGTGCGAGCGAGAGCTTTTTGATCCAAGCGATCGACGCTATCTGCACCCGTTTATCTCCTGTTCTCATTGCGGCGCAAGATACACGATCGTGGAAAATCTGCCCTACGATCGCGCCGCTACCTCTATGAACCGCTTTACAATGTGCGAAAAGTGCCAAAAGGAGTATAAAAATCCGAATGATCGCCGCTTTCACGCGCAGCCGATCGCGTGTAACGATTGCGGCTCGGTTTTGACGCTGTTAAACGCGGCGGGCGATACGATCGCGCAAAGAAACGAGGCGATCGAGAAAGCCGCCGAAGCGATCGAAAACGGAGCTATCGTCGCGATAAAAGCGTTAGGCGGCTATCAACTCTGCTTAGACGCAAAAAACGACGAGGCGTTGAAAGCTATCAGGGCGCGCAAAAACCGCCCGCTTAAACCGTTCGCCGTTATGTTCGCGTCGATCGACGAGATCGAAAAACAAGCGATTGTAACCGACGCGGATCGAAAGCTGTTAATGTCAAATCGCCGCCCGATCGTCCTGCTAAACAAAAGCGAAGCGTATAATCTTAGCGCGCTCGTCGCGCCGCAAATAGATCGCGTCGGCGCGGCGCTGCCAAGCTCGCCCATTCAGTATCTGCTTTTGAAGCGGCTAGAACGCGCGCTAATCGCCACGAGCGCCAACATTTCTGACGCGCCTATCATTATCGACGAAAAGAGGCTTTTCGCCGCGCTAGGCGGCGTTTTTGATCTCGCGCTCACGCATAATCGCGCGATTATCAACGCGTGCGACGACAGCGTAACGCAAACAATCGCCGATCAAACGATTATGATTCGGCGCGCTAGAGGCTTTGCGCCCGAAGCGTGCGTTCTGCCGCGCAAACTTGATCGTCCCGCGCTCGCGTTGGGCGCGCAACAAAAAAATACGATTGCGATCGGTTTTAATAGAAGCGCGATCGTAAGCCCGCATATAGGCGATCTCTTTTCGGTCGAAGCGACGGATTACTTTGAGCGGGCGATAACGACGCTAAAACGGCTATATCGTTTTGAGCCGCAACGCGTGATTTGCGATTTACATCCGCGCTATTTTACGACCGAATTCGCCAAAACGCTAAATCTGCCGATCGCGCGAGTTCAACACCACCACGCGCACGCGCTCGCGGTTATGGCGGAGTATCGATTGACGTCTAGCGTTCTGGCTATCGCGTGGGACGGTTCGGGATACGGAACGGACAATACGATCTGGGGCGGCGAATTTTTGATAGCCGATTATGGCGGTTTCAAGCGAACGGCGCATATAAAGCCGTTTGGGTTAATCGGCGGCGAAGCGGCGATCAAAGAACCAAGTCGCATTGCCGCGTCGCTTTTATACGAGGCGAAAATCGATAGCCCGATTCTCTCTTGCAACTATAAAACAATGCTTTCAAAACGGCTTAATTCGCCGCTTACAAGCTCGATCGGACGACTTTTTGACGGCGTTGCGTATCTCGCGGGCGTTCAAACGCGATACGGTTTTGACGGACAAAGCGGACTAATGCTGGAATCGCTTTTCGACGCGAAAGAAAAACGGGGCTATCCGTTCGAGGAAAAAAATGGCGTTATAGATTGTTCGTATATGATACGCGAGATAACAAAAAGCGCTAACGCGCGCGAGATCGCCAGCCGTTTTTTCAATACGCTTTGCGCGATCGCGGCGCAAATCGCGGCGCCTTACGATCTGCCAATCGTTTTATGCGGCGGGGTATTCCAAAATAAAACGCTTGCTAATATGCTGTTGAATAAACTACGCGCAAGCGGAAAAATGGTCTATTTATCTGAAAAATTTCCGCCAAACGACGGCGTGATCGCGCTTGGGCAATTGGCGTATGATAAGGAGTAACACATGGACGAGACAATCAGGTTTAGCGTATCGCTTCCAAAGGCGTTATTAGACGCGCTCGATCAAAAAATTATCGCTAAAGGCTACGATTCGAGAAGCGAGTTTGTGCGCGATCTTATCCGCGAGCAGATCGCCGCCGAGCGATGGGAAGACGAAACGGCGGAGGTTTTTGGCAACCTAACGCTTATCTACGATCACCACCAGCGAGAGCTAAGCGCGAAGATGATCGATCTCGCGCACCACTCGACGACGAACGTGCTATGCTCTACTCACGTTCATCTCGATCATTGCAACTGCATGGAATCGATTATTCTCAAAGGCAAACCAAGCGAAGTTGAAGCGGTCGCGACGCAAATAGGCGGTTTGCGCGGCGTGAGGCTTGCCAAATTAACCCGCGTCAGCCGTTTAGAACACTAGCGATCGGCGCATTAAGCGACTATAACCGCGTCAAAAAGCTGTCGGTAGGCGTTTTCGGCGGTTAAAAGCGAGCTAAAAGTCGGCTAATTGACGGGGCAAACGCTATTAACGCCCCCATCTTCCTCGCGAAACAAGCAACGTATAATCGGCGAAGGAATTCTAGGCTTTTGGCAATTTGTCCAATCGCTTTTTCGCGCCCTCTATCGTATTGTGATCGGGATAGAGCTTGATTAACGTTTCGTAGAACTTGCGCGCGTCGGCGTTATTTTTTAACCGTTCGTGGCAAATGCCGGAATAGTATAACAGCACGGGCATATACTTCGCTTTGTTGTCGGCTCCAGCGCTGGCTTTGAACGCCTCTAACGCCTTTTCGTTATTCTCTTGAAAGTAATAGACCGTCCCAAGATAAAACGAGGTTTCGGCGCTCTTATACTGCTTGCCGAGCAGATAGCTTAGGCGGTTATAAGCCGCGTCGTATTCTCTCGCGTCGATCTGTTTTCTAGCCTCGCTTAAAACCGCTTCGGGTTGTTGCCCTTCAAATTCGCTTACGCCTCCCAAAGCCCTGACGGTCTTTTCGAGTTGCGATTTAGTAACGGTGTTTTCAAGCGCTTTAGCCAGCTTTTCCTGATTTTTCGCCTGATCGCTAAGCGATTTATTAACCTGTTTCTCCAGCGAGTCTTGGCGCGAGCTAAGCGCGTCTAACTGCTTTTTGTTTTTCGCCTCGCTATCGACGGCAAACTTTACCTGTTCTTCGTATGTTTTTGAATCGCGCCTAAGCGTAGCAAACGCCTCGGCGTTGGCTTTGTTTATCGCGCTCATTCCCTCTACGAGTTCGGATAGCTTATCGACCTGTTGCTCAAGCGTAAGAACGCGCTTTTCCAGACGCTCAATAGTCTGCCTATTCGCGCGAATAGTCTTTTCGTTTTCGGTCAATCCGTACGGCGTAGCGCTATTGGCGTTCCCCGCGCGAAAAGCCGAAGGTTCGGCGGCGAGCGCGACGCTCGCCGTCAAAATAAATGCAATTGTTCGACGCATTCGCCGTTATTGAAGAGTGGTTACTTCAACGCGACGATTTTGCCGCCAACAACTAGAGTTGCTTTGCGTGCAAACCGGATTGGATTCGCCGTAGCTAATCAACGTTATCTGATCGACGTTTACGCCAGCTTTGACAAGCGCGTCTTGAACGCTTTTCGCTCTGCGAAGACCCAAAGCGTAGTTATACTCTTCGGTGCCCCATTCGTCGCAGTTGCCTTCGATCCTGAAGGTAACGTCGCCGTTGGACGAGATTGCGCTTCCGATGTCGCCGATTGCGCCGTCTTGATCGGCGCGAATTTCGTATTTGTCGAAGTCGAAATACACAACCGGCAGTTTTTCTCCGCTATACGAAACCGTCTCTTCGGTTTCCTCTACGCCTTCTTCCGTCGTAACCTCAATGGTTTCGTCAACGGTTTCGTCCGTTACGACCTCTTCCGTTTGCTCGTCCGCAGGTTCAACGTTCTGCTTGTCGCCGCAGCCGGTAAAAGCAACCAAAGTCGCCGCCAAAATGCTCGTGAAGATGAGCTTCTTCATCTCCTTACTCCTTTTTTGATTTAAACGCTACTATCATATCCTAGCGATAGTTAAAAATAGGTTAAAAAACCGCGCGAATTGCGATTAATTGTTCAATATAGCCGCTTTTTACCGACCTAAATTAGAGATTACGGGCATTTAGCGAAACTCGCCGTCCAAACGGCGACGCAACCGAACCTTATATATTGCCGCGCGCGTAACTACCGCAGATCGCCCGCCTTCAATTGGTCGAGTTATAAACGCGTGATCGCCCCGCCCCACGCGCCCTCTTTCGCGCTTATACCCGCGCGAGAGAACGCGACAGAGCCGGGCAAACCGAGCTTTTAGCGCCTCCGCGAGGGGGGGGGAGCTTCCGTTCCCCCTTAAAAACGAGCGGTTACCAGTCGATCGCCTGAATCGAGCCTTCTAAAGGAAAAAGAAAGCTCTTGTTGTAGGGCAAACGAATAATAGCCAACGCGCTTTCCTTGCCGCGTCTGATCTCTTTGGTGTGCAAGATCGTATCGCCGGAATTTGAAAATCGCGGAAAATTATTCTTACCCGTAGTAGTTAGCTGCCTAATGTAGTTGCTTTTCGTCGATACAAGATAGAGATTGAAGGTGTTTTGCGCAAACTCGCTATCCGTATCGCGGCTAACAAAAACCGCGTAGTGCTTCCACGTGGTAACGTAGTTGTTATTGCGCCCTTTGAATACATACTGCATCGCCGCTTCGGGATTTTTCATCGACGCGTAGAAAATTTCGGGATAGCCCAACCGATCGGTTACAAACACAAACGCGCCCTCGTCGTCGATATAGTGCCCGTTGACGTCGATACCCCTGAAATTGGTTAGCCTTCGTAGTTTTTTGGCGCTTACGTCAAACTCAAACACGTCCGGCTGATCGTCTCGCGCCATCGTTAGCAACAGCTTTTTGCCGTCTTTGCTCACATCGGAGCAAACAAGCATGCCCTCGCTGTCGATAATCTTGGTTTTCGCGCCCGTTTTCAGATCGACCTTGTAAAGCGTGGGTTTTTTGTCGTAGTGCGTGTAATAATAAGAGGTTTGTTTGCTATCCGCCCATTTAGGAAACACGTTAAAGCCGCCGCGAACGATCGTTTGGCGGTATGTCAAAGAGTAGTCGGCGATCATAATCTCCGTCTGCTTAGGCGAGGTTTGGCGCGACAAAAGCACGAAACGATTCATCCACTCCAAGCCGCCTACGCCCATCTTGTTGGCTAAATCCATAACGAAATGGTGCGATAAAAAGACGTAGCGATCCTCTCTTGAAACCTTATAAGGTTGCGAAAACAGCAGTTTTTTGGATTTAATATCATAAACCTGAACGCGAATGCCTACTTGCGTTCCCTCGTAAAACAGTTCGTAACGAATTAGCTGATGCAAACCGGCGTTTTGATAGATCGGACTATCAAAAGCCACGTTTGCTCCGGCTCCTTCCGGCGAAGGCAACACGTTGTAAAAACCAGCCGTCTTTAGATCGGCTTCGATCATCTTGCCGATCTTAACGTCCATCTGCGATCTGGTTCGGCTTTTAGACTCCACCGCTACGTTCAGCGACGATCTAGCCTCCTTGATAATCTCCAGCGTAGCGTCGGCGGCAAAAAGCCGAGTCGATACTAACAATAGACACGCTATTAGCAATCGCATTATTTCTCCTCCCTAACCTGAAAGTCGATGTTTATCGTCAGAGCCCTTGGCGGCGGCTCCAATTTAGATTGACGAGCCTGCTCCAAAGCCGCTATCAACCTATCTCTAAAGAACGGATCGTCCGGCGCGCCTACTATACGATAGGTAAAATCGCCGCCTCGATCTACGCGCAACTCAATTCTCGCGATCTTACCCAAATCGCTATTTCTTATCTGCCACGCGTTATATATCCGTTTATACAGCTCTTTGTAGTATTGCGCCTCAAGCGGCTTTTGCGCGGCGACCTCTCGTTGCGCGGATCTAGCGGAGTTAATCGCGCTAAAGGCGGAAAGCTCCGGTCTGTTAGTCTTTGTCTGCGTTCCGTCTTTATCTAAATCGTCAAGACTAAAATTTGGCAAAGCTACTCTGCCCGCGTTAGCCGTAGGATTTGGCGGCAACAAATCCTCCGGTTTGACAGTGGCGTTAGAATCGCCAAACAGCTCCTTAATAGCGTCGGCTACGCTTTTTTCCTGAGCGACGGACGCGTCGTAAGGCATTTCGATCTCCTCAATCAACTCGATCGATTGCGACGTTAAGGACTTCAACCATTCCTCGTCTATCTCAAAATCTTCCATAAGTTCGGCGGGAGAAAAAGAGATAACGGGAACGCGGTAGAGCATAAAAGTCATCAAAGCCGCAAAAAAAACCGAGCAGAACGCGACGGAGATTGTTCCGCTTAAACAAAACCAGCCCGCATGGCTATTGCTATCCATCAGTTATCAGCGCGATCTGCGTAAATCTCGCCGCTTTTACGCTTTTAAGAATATAGATAATCTCTTTGTAGTTCAGATCGCCGTCAGCGGCGATCAGTATTTTGTGGTTGCGATCGGGAAATTGATTGGCATATAGCACAAAACTGTCGGGAAAGGAGTCGTATTCAAACTTCTGCTTGCCCACCCACACGTCTTTTTTCGCGTCGATACGAATAACGATCGAGGCGGTTTCGCCGATCGGCGTCTGCTTGCTGCCTTTTGGCAACGCGATGCGTTCCTCAAAAAGCAACATGGGCATAGTCAGCATCAAGATTGCCACTAACACCAACATTACGTCCACAAGAGGCGTAATGTTTATCTCAGGTTTTTCTTCCCAGTCCATAATTAAGAGCGCGAGACCAAAATGTCTATTTGGACTTTGATTGCGTTCGTTACTTCGTATGCCTTGCGTTTAAGCAACAAATGCGTCCAATACGCCGGTATCGCTACGATAATCCCCATCGCGGTGATAACCAGCGCTTCGCTAATAGCGGGCGCGACAATCGAGAGCGTTACCCCCTCTTTGAAACCCGCGAAAGCCTGCAAAATACTTACGATCGTTCCAAAAAGCCCCACAAACGGCGCGGTCGAAGCCACCGCCGAAAGCGGCGTAAG
The genomic region above belongs to Helicobacteraceae bacterium and contains:
- a CDS encoding biopolymer transporter ExbD, with product MDWEEKPEINITPLVDVMLVLVAILMLTMPMLLFEERIALPKGSKQTPIGETASIVIRIDAKKDVWVGKQKFEYDSFPDSFVLYANQFPDRNHKILIAADGDLNYKEIIYILKSVKAARFTQIALITDG
- the nikR gene encoding nickel-responsive transcriptional regulator NikR gives rise to the protein MDETIRFSVSLPKALLDALDQKIIAKGYDSRSEFVRDLIREQIAAERWEDETAEVFGNLTLIYDHHQRELSAKMIDLAHHSTTNVLCSTHVHLDHCNCMESIILKGKPSEVEAVATQIGGLRGVRLAKLTRVSRLEH
- a CDS encoding TonB C-terminal domain-containing protein — protein: MDSNSHAGWFCLSGTISVAFCSVFFAALMTFMLYRVPVISFSPAELMEDFEIDEEWLKSLTSQSIELIEEIEMPYDASVAQEKSVADAIKELFGDSNATVKPEDLLPPNPTANAGRVALPNFSLDDLDKDGTQTKTNRPELSAFSAINSARSAQREVAAQKPLEAQYYKELYKRIYNAWQIRNSDLGKIARIELRVDRGGDFTYRIVGAPDDPFFRDRLIAALEQARQSKLEPPPRALTINIDFQVREEK
- a CDS encoding tetratricopeptide repeat protein; this encodes MRRTIAFILTASVALAAEPSAFRAGNANSATPYGLTENEKTIRANRQTIERLEKRVLTLEQQVDKLSELVEGMSAINKANAEAFATLRRDSKTYEEQVKFAVDSEAKNKKQLDALSSRQDSLEKQVNKSLSDQAKNQEKLAKALENTVTKSQLEKTVRALGGVSEFEGQQPEAVLSEARKQIDAREYDAAYNRLSYLLGKQYKSAETSFYLGTVYYFQENNEKALEAFKASAGADNKAKYMPVLLYYSGICHERLKNNADARKFYETLIKLYPDHNTIEGAKKRLDKLPKA
- the tolB gene encoding Tol-Pal system protein TolB, translated to MRLLIACLLLVSTRLFAADATLEIIKEARSSLNVAVESKSRTRSQMDVKIGKMIEADLKTAGFYNVLPSPEGAGANVAFDSPIYQNAGLHQLIRYELFYEGTQVGIRVQVYDIKSKKLLFSQPYKVSREDRYVFLSHHFVMDLANKMGVGGLEWMNRFVLLSRQTSPKQTEIMIADYSLTYRQTIVRGGFNVFPKWADSKQTSYYYTHYDKKPTLYKVDLKTGAKTKIIDSEGMLVCSDVSKDGKKLLLTMARDDQPDVFEFDVSAKKLRRLTNFRGIDVNGHYIDDEGAFVFVTDRLGYPEIFYASMKNPEAAMQYVFKGRNNNYVTTWKHYAVFVSRDTDSEFAQNTFNLYLVSTKSNYIRQLTTTGKNNFPRFSNSGDTILHTKEIRRGKESALAIIRLPYNKSFLFPLEGSIQAIDW
- the hypF gene encoding carbamoyltransferase HypF — protein: MKTERKRYEVVGTVQGVGFRPFVYRLANELKLCGKVYNDGFGVIIEAQGKSEALATFEKRLTAEKPSMAVIFRVAGQSIALQNDSAFAIEQSQSAETIAAYIPPDTAICAECERELFDPSDRRYLHPFISCSHCGARYTIVENLPYDRAATSMNRFTMCEKCQKEYKNPNDRRFHAQPIACNDCGSVLTLLNAAGDTIAQRNEAIEKAAEAIENGAIVAIKALGGYQLCLDAKNDEALKAIRARKNRPLKPFAVMFASIDEIEKQAIVTDADRKLLMSNRRPIVLLNKSEAYNLSALVAPQIDRVGAALPSSPIQYLLLKRLERALIATSANISDAPIIIDEKRLFAALGGVFDLALTHNRAIINACDDSVTQTIADQTIMIRRARGFAPEACVLPRKLDRPALALGAQQKNTIAIGFNRSAIVSPHIGDLFSVEATDYFERAITTLKRLYRFEPQRVICDLHPRYFTTEFAKTLNLPIARVQHHHAHALAVMAEYRLTSSVLAIAWDGSGYGTDNTIWGGEFLIADYGGFKRTAHIKPFGLIGGEAAIKEPSRIAASLLYEAKIDSPILSCNYKTMLSKRLNSPLTSSIGRLFDGVAYLAGVQTRYGFDGQSGLMLESLFDAKEKRGYPFEEKNGVIDCSYMIREITKSANAREIASRFFNTLCAIAAQIAAPYDLPIVLCGGVFQNKTLANMLLNKLRASGKMVYLSEKFPPNDGVIALGQLAYDKE
- a CDS encoding MotA/TolQ/ExbB proton channel family protein, with translation MLAWFDSAGTVAIIVAAWLFLYSIIVVWVFLYRYFVLRGWLKRENSSMQALLSGAERPNFDSSLFPCSRQSFGPQLMKAAYESATKDATSLLTPLSAVASTAPFVGLFGTIVSILQAFAGFKEGVTLSIVAPAISEALVITAMGIIVAIPAYWTHLLLKRKAYEVTNAIKVQIDILVSRS
- a CDS encoding OmpA family protein, which produces MKKLIFTSILAATLVAFTGCGDKQNVEPADEQTEEVVTDETVDETIEVTTEEGVEETEETVSYSGEKLPVVYFDFDKYEIRADQDGAIGDIGSAISSNGDVTFRIEGNCDEWGTEEYNYALGLRRAKSVQDALVKAGVNVDQITLISYGESNPVCTQSNSSCWRQNRRVEVTTLQ